The segment TGATGCCGCCCGTGGGCTGGTGCATGTTCATCGCGGCAAAGGAGCCAAGGATCGATGTGTGCCGATCGCCAATTCCACGCTCCTGCTGCTCAGAAAGTATTGGACAACACATTGCCACCCGCGGCTACTCTTCCCCGCCGACGGACGCAATCATACGCTTGCTCGCCAAGGTATCAGTCGCGCCAAGAACCCCATGAGCGAAACGGCCGTCCAGGGTGCCATGAAGCGGATCACAACGAAAATGAACTTGGCTAAGAAAGTCACCATTCATACGCTGCGCCACTCGTACGCGACCCATCTACTCGAGGCGCAGGTCAGTTTGAAAGTGATCCAAAGGTATATGGGGCACTCGTCGCTGGCGACCACGCTTGTGTACTTGCACCTGACGGACACAGCCGAAGCGAACGCACGCAATGTGATCGAGGGGCTCTTTATGCTCAACGATTCTCCTGAGCCGAGTGGTCAAGCGGTGAATCGCTAACCGCTCCTGCGATGGTTTCGGTCGCGGATGCCTTGCGGCAATTCGCACCGGCATACTTGCAGCAGCATACTGATTCGATTTCGATCGCTCAAGACAAAGTCCTCGGCGCGATCACGCGTTGCCGCACCGGCGCTCTCGGTGGCGTTCACTACGAGTGCAGCGGTTGCGGGCGAGAGCACTGGGTAGGTCGCTCGTGTGGCAATCGACATTGTCCGAATTGCGGTCATGAGAAGACGCAGTTCTGGATCGAAAAACAGTCTGCCAAGTTATTGCCGGTCCATCACTTCCTGGTCACTTTTACGGTGCCCAGAGAGATAGGCTCGGTGCTGCGCGGGTCTCAACGAGACGGCTATCGCTGTCTGTTTGACGCTAGCAGGCAGAGCATTCGCGATGTGGGCTCGGTGACCAAGAGTTTGAATGGATGCAATCTCGGCTTCTTCGGAGTCCTGCATACTTGGGGCCGTGATCCGGCGGTCTACCATCCACACATTCACTACGTCGTTCCTGGTGGCGGAGTGAAGTTGGATGAGCAGGGCCGAGCGGAATCGTGGCATAGCACCGCGAAAAACTTTCTGTTTCATCACGGCACGTTGATGAAGGTCTACAAAGCGAAGTTGGCTGACGAACTGCGTGCCGCAGGTCTGTACTCGCAAGTCGATAGTGTCGTGTGGACAAAGAAGTTTGTGGTCGACATCCAGGCGGTCGGTCACGGGGTGCCGACTTTGAAATATCTCGCTCCGTACGTGCATCGCGTTGCGATCAACGACAGCCGGATCGTGGATGTCAACGAAGAAACGGTGACGTATCGAATTCGCCGCAAAGGCAATCGGATGGAGACCAAGGCGGTTCCTGGCGAAACGTTCGTCGAAAACTTCGCGCAGCACGTGCTGCCGACGAACTTCATGAAGATCCGTCACTATGGCTGGATGAGCGGTAACAGCAAGATCTCGGTTGACGAAGTGAAGTGGCTCGTATGGATCCAGTTGGGCTGGACGTTCTGGCTAGCCAGCGGCTACGCACCGCAGCCTGAGAAGTTGACGGCACCGATGAAGTGCATCGATTGTGGCGGCGAGATGCGGGTGACCGAAGTGACCTACCGCTCACTCGGTTCGATGGGCGTTCGTCCCGAACACGGACAGACCTTCTACGACAGCGGGTAAGCGATGAGGCATCGAGTTGACAAGACCGCGAGAATCGAAACGTCTGCAGGAGGGCGATCGATGAAGCTATGCGCCAATCCCATCCAAAGGCGTCACAGGAGCGTAAATGTCGAGAAAAAAACCGCCAATTATCAATCCGCAAAGCAGACAGGAGGCGATTCTTGGTGCCGTAATCCGTCGTACCGGATTCACAAACCGCACCACCGACTGCTCCTGGGCTGTCCGCGTGGAAGCAAAGCTCAAAGGGCGCTGGGTAAACACCGGGCTTCCTGAACAAAGGACTTGAGCTTCGGCTAGGCATTCGCAATTCCGCCTGCGACGAACGAAGTAAATCGAATCAGAAAGTGACTCAACCGTCGCGTTTACGCGAAGTCAAATCCTCATTGGTTATCCGAGGCCCTTGTCACGTGTCATGTCGTCGTGCAGCCTCTTTGCGACGGGCTTGATCCTTCCACTTCCGCTGCGATTCGTGATCGCCAGAAGGCATGGAACCAGACCAGATTATACGGTTGAGCAGTTCGAGATGTCTCGGACCAGCACTCGGCGCATCGCCCGTGCCGGCAAGTATTTGCTTCTCGGCGCGGTACTGACGCCAAAATGCGAGCCACTTCTTGACGTTGCGTGGCGATGGCACACGCATTTTCCAGTGTACGTATTCACACGGTGCACCACATTGCGGGCATGGCAAGTTGGTGACCGTTTGGTTGCGTCGATAGGTCTTGCCGCACGGTATGCAGGCCCAAGTGCGATTGCTCATCGTCGCGTGGTTCACTTTAGTCGGATAACGACCGCGATGACCGAGTCGCGGCAATGTGTTTTCCATTTCAAGACGCCGTACCCGCGACTTCGGTCCATCGCATGGTTCGCCGCTATTTACTTTTAGCGATTGGGGTTCCAAAAGAACTCTCCATTCTCGTTTATCCACCCAAGCTTGGCATCTCGTCGCTGGCCCACCGTCACCATTGCTGCATCGCCAACAAAGTCGAGGGCTCCGTCGAATCTTGCTGGAATTGCAATTTCGCCCGCCGCATCCAAGAAACCATATTTCCCGCCTACAAGGGTACCCGGTTTTGCAGCACCCTCATAAAAACGGCGTCGACCAAAATGCAGGTTTCCCGTGAAGTTGTATTTCTGCTGGACAAGCAGGTTGCCGCGTGTATCCGAAACGCCCCAGCGGTTGTCCGTGACGACCGCAATAGTTCCGTCGAAAAATGCAGTTCCCGTCCCGTCAAATTGTTCAGAGACTACGTCCGTGCAACGAGTATCTACCCAACCCCATTTCCCATCTTGTTCTGGACAAACAGGCAGCAATCCTTCTCGCTCCTGATGGGTTGATGCGAATTCGCGTTGGAGCCGATCGCTACCATCAAGTGGCCGAAGTGACCAACGATAATCATCTACGACTACTGCTGTGAGCTTCGAGTCCGGCCAGTACTCAGTGATGTAGTTGTACTGCGGTTCAAAGACCCAGTCGCCCATTGTCGAGATCAGTCCGTAACGGTCATCGCTCAACTGAACAATCGCCATGCCCTGCACAACGTCAGCGGCACGTTGAAACTCGAAATCGATGACAACATTTCCGTGTTCATCGACAAATCCAAGTTTGTCATTTCGGTCAACACAGAGATAACCCTCTGAGAATGAGTGCCCAAATATGGACGCATTTTCGATCGTTGCCTCGACCTTCCCGTTGACGTTCAGAATGTGGAGGTCCATACCATCCTGTACGCAACCGAGACCGTCAGCAAATCCAGTTGCGTCGGAGTACACGGGATCGACAACGATATCACCTTGGCGATTGACGTAGCCGCACTTTCCATTGCGTCGAATGAAGTAGAGATTATCGCGCATCAAGTTTGTCGTAAGGCTTCAGTCGGCGAACGGCGGCGATATGCGGGCGGCGTCGAGCGGCCCAACCACTGAGCCAACGGCTGCTACGCCGCTCCGTCATCATTGCATGGTTACGAGTCGTTTAGTTTAGCGTAGTACCCGTCGGCTTGCCCGCGACTTCGGTCCGACACAAGCACTGCGTCACAGTCACCAATTGATCAGGCGTCGGACAATGCCTCGCAGAGCAGGCGTTGGTTGATGCCCCGCAGGGCAGTGTTGCTTCATGCCCCGCAGGGCTGGCGCTGGTTGTCGCGGCTCGGGCGTTGGACGATGCCCCGCAGGGCACACTTGGCTTCAACACCAGCTTGATCTCGTAACGGCGGCGATATGCGGGCGGCGGCGAGCGACTCAACCACTTCGAGAATGGCTACCAACGCCGCTCCGTCATCATCGCATTGTTACGAGTCGTTTAGTCTAGCGTAGTACCCACAGGCTTGAACATCTGGCGCCATGCCTGAAAAATCTCGGGGGTTCGGGGGCTGGCCCCTGACCAGCATGGGCGAAGGAATCAAAAACTTCAAGATTTTTGATCTGCGCTATTGCCAAAAACAACACCGTCGCTAGGTCGATCATGGTTCCCCGCTCCTTGGTCAGTCACCACGGTAACAGCTAGCATTGATAACCGCAATCAAAAAACCAACCAGGAGAAAACCAAAGTTCCAAGCAGTCATTGAAGTTCTTGGAATTCGGAATCGGTAAAGCCGGATGAGCGGAACCGAGATCAATGCGGTCGGCAAGATCGCGAGAATAGGAATCATGCAGTAGAAGACCGTGTCGCCAACCACAGC is part of the Allorhodopirellula heiligendammensis genome and harbors:
- a CDS encoding tyrosine-type recombinase/integrase, producing DAARGLVHVHRGKGAKDRCVPIANSTLLLLRKYWTTHCHPRLLFPADGRNHTLARQGISRAKNPMSETAVQGAMKRITTKMNLAKKVTIHTLRHSYATHLLEAQVSLKVIQRYMGHSSLATTLVYLHLTDTAEANARNVIEGLFMLNDSPEPSGQAVNR
- a CDS encoding IS91 family transposase, which produces MVSVADALRQFAPAYLQQHTDSISIAQDKVLGAITRCRTGALGGVHYECSGCGREHWVGRSCGNRHCPNCGHEKTQFWIEKQSAKLLPVHHFLVTFTVPREIGSVLRGSQRDGYRCLFDASRQSIRDVGSVTKSLNGCNLGFFGVLHTWGRDPAVYHPHIHYVVPGGGVKLDEQGRAESWHSTAKNFLFHHGTLMKVYKAKLADELRAAGLYSQVDSVVWTKKFVVDIQAVGHGVPTLKYLAPYVHRVAINDSRIVDVNEETVTYRIRRKGNRMETKAVPGETFVENFAQHVLPTNFMKIRHYGWMSGNSKISVDEVKWLVWIQLGWTFWLASGYAPQPEKLTAPMKCIDCGGEMRVTEVTYRSLGSMGVRPEHGQTFYDSG
- a CDS encoding WG repeat-containing protein; the protein is MRDNLYFIRRNGKCGYVNRQGDIVVDPVYSDATGFADGLGCVQDGMDLHILNVNGKVEATIENASIFGHSFSEGYLCVDRNDKLGFVDEHGNVVIDFEFQRAADVVQGMAIVQLSDDRYGLISTMGDWVFEPQYNYITEYWPDSKLTAVVVDDYRWSLRPLDGSDRLQREFASTHQEREGLLPVCPEQDGKWGWVDTRCTDVVSEQFDGTGTAFFDGTIAVVTDNRWGVSDTRGNLLVQQKYNFTGNLHFGRRRFYEGAAKPGTLVGGKYGFLDAAGEIAIPARFDGALDFVGDAAMVTVGQRRDAKLGWINENGEFFWNPNR